From a region of the Actinomycetes bacterium genome:
- a CDS encoding helix-turn-helix domain-containing protein, producing the protein MPDGGSSTTTTGPADAMGGEGGLPARLRQARRQAGLSQAEAGGDALSASYVSLLESGRRRPTGAALSVLAQRLGCTVDYLRHGQDPADLDRVRLALDYADLALRNGEPVDALTQMDAVAGHLGAVSDSERWRHRRLRARTLESLGRLEEAIRELEELRAEAGAAGRYGEQLRLTVDVVRCYREVGDVSYALDVGERTLASVRRLGLAGSDQHAELASTVLGLYFERGDLVRAESVALEVLQTLGEHGSSRGRAAVHWNASLVAERRDDLPTALTLAERAIAVYAEGDDVRALARLRTAYAWLLLRSLPPRAAEASELLRAAHKALLDVGSEIDLAYSETELARAELVLGRPDEALALVDEAQRRLGSGPRLETAHTTLVRARALLALGRRDQAVAAYRAAAAGMSGLRMARDAAAAWRELADAFAQLGLLEDAALAYQQALTDAGVRAAPDVAYAPDGDRSGRP; encoded by the coding sequence GTGCCCGACGGCGGGTCCAGCACGACCACGACCGGCCCGGCCGACGCCATGGGGGGCGAGGGCGGGCTGCCCGCCCGACTGCGCCAGGCGCGGCGCCAGGCCGGGCTGTCGCAGGCCGAGGCCGGTGGTGACGCCCTCTCCGCGAGCTACGTGTCGCTGCTGGAGTCCGGTCGCCGTCGACCGACCGGAGCGGCCCTGTCCGTCCTCGCCCAACGGCTGGGCTGCACCGTCGACTACCTCCGCCACGGCCAGGACCCGGCGGACCTGGACCGGGTCCGGCTGGCTCTCGACTACGCCGACCTGGCCCTGCGCAACGGGGAGCCGGTCGACGCCCTCACCCAGATGGACGCCGTCGCGGGCCACCTCGGAGCCGTCTCCGACAGCGAGCGATGGCGGCACCGCCGCCTGCGGGCCAGGACGCTGGAGTCCCTGGGCCGGCTGGAGGAGGCGATCCGCGAGCTCGAGGAGCTGCGTGCCGAAGCAGGCGCGGCCGGCCGCTACGGCGAGCAGCTGCGGCTCACGGTCGACGTCGTGCGCTGCTACAGGGAGGTCGGCGACGTCTCCTATGCCCTCGACGTGGGCGAGCGGACCCTGGCGTCGGTCCGCCGGCTGGGCCTGGCCGGCAGCGACCAGCACGCCGAGCTCGCGTCGACGGTGCTCGGTCTGTACTTCGAGCGCGGCGACCTGGTGCGCGCCGAGTCGGTCGCCCTCGAGGTGCTTCAGACCCTGGGTGAGCACGGATCGTCCCGGGGACGGGCCGCGGTGCACTGGAACGCCAGCCTGGTCGCCGAGCGCCGCGACGACCTGCCGACCGCGCTGACCTTGGCCGAGCGGGCGATCGCGGTCTACGCCGAGGGCGACGACGTGCGCGCCCTGGCCCGGCTGAGGACCGCCTACGCCTGGCTGCTGCTGCGGTCGCTGCCGCCACGCGCCGCGGAGGCCAGCGAGCTCCTGCGCGCCGCCCACAAGGCGCTCCTCGACGTGGGGAGCGAGATCGACCTCGCCTACAGCGAGACCGAGCTGGCCCGGGCCGAGCTGGTGCTCGGCCGGCCGGACGAGGCGCTCGCGCTGGTGGACGAGGCGCAGCGGCGGCTCGGCAGCGGTCCCCGCCTGGAGACCGCCCACACGACCCTGGTCCGGGCCCGGGCGCTGCTGGCGCTGGGTCGCCGGGACCAGGCGGTCGCTGCCTACCGGGCCGCGGCGGCCGGGATGTCCGGGCTACGGATGGCCCGCGACGCCGCGGCGGCCTGGCGCGAGCTGGCCGACGCGTTCGCCCAGCTGGGGCTGCTCGAGGACGCGGCACTGGCCTACCAGCAGGCCCTCACCGACGCGGGTGTGCGAGCAGCGCCCGACGTGGCCTACGCGCCGGACGGAGACCGGTCGGGCCGGCCCTGA